The genomic DNA ATTCTTGTGTTTAACATTATCAGTCAACAATGGAATGCTTTGAATATCCTCGCAACTTAGAATGAAATCAAGTGGCATACAATCATAATTATATACTTCATTCTATGTGTATATTATATTACATACATACAaaaacatgcatatatatatacagaTGTTGTACCTTTACATCATTTGGGCAGGCATCTTTTTTTAGCCTTGCGCTCTGTACAACACTGCAAGCTAAAGAAGATATATGTACATGGAAAATCATGGTTAAAGAAGCCCTATATATGCTTTGTTCCCCACCGGAAAATGCCTATAAATGTACATATCAGGTGAGATTAGAGGGGCGGAGCCAAATCAAGGTTTGATACAGCAGTTAATGTAGGTCAAAATCTTCTTTTTCTTCTGCAATATGAAAAGGAAAAATGAGAAAGAATGGAATGTGAAATGAAGGGggaagggggggggggggggaagcaAAAGCAGGAATGGAGGGAGAGAATAGTACGGAGACAGGATAATGGTCGTCTGGGGGGCGCTTAGGAAAAGAAGAAACAACGAGATCACGGTCATTGCCAAGGCTACGCCTAACATCAGACTTGTGCTG from Gossypium arboreum isolate Shixiya-1 chromosome 9, ASM2569848v2, whole genome shotgun sequence includes the following:
- the LOC128280718 gene encoding uncharacterized protein LOC128280718, coding for MAHQTENNVVGWTPVPQFGAWDQKNAGATDYSMIFNQARANRKQHKSDVRRSLGNDRDLVVSSFPKRPPDDHYPVSKKKKILTYINCCIKP